A part of Bosea sp. (in: a-proteobacteria) genomic DNA contains:
- the ccmD gene encoding heme exporter protein CcmD, which translates to MSALGPHAAFIIFSYVAAIAVLGGLTAYTWADNRARRRELAALDPGGAGKDRS; encoded by the coding sequence ATGAGCGCTCTGGGTCCCCATGCAGCCTTCATCATCTTCTCCTATGTGGCGGCGATCGCCGTCCTGGGCGGGCTGACCGCCTACACATGGGCGGACAACCGCGCCCGCCGGCGCGAGCTGGCCGCCCTCGATCCGGGCGGCGCGGGCAAGGACAGATCATGA
- a CDS encoding DsbE family thiol:disulfide interchange protein, producing the protein MSDAPAAPRPRRNWLFLAPLGFFALLALLFLFRLFAGDASRVPSALIGKPAPQMALPSLEGLQRDFRPVPGIVPADLRDGRVTILNVFASWCAPCRLEHPFLVEMAGHEAVRAGKVQVLGLNYKDEPENARRFLGALGNPYSAVGTDRSGRSAIEWGVYGVPETFLVGRDGTILKKHIGQLTQDSARALLAEAVAASRP; encoded by the coding sequence ATGAGCGACGCGCCCGCCGCGCCCCGGCCCCGCCGGAACTGGCTTTTTCTCGCCCCGCTCGGCTTCTTCGCGTTGCTGGCGCTGCTCTTCCTGTTCCGCCTGTTCGCGGGCGACGCCTCGCGCGTGCCCTCGGCCCTGATCGGCAAGCCCGCGCCGCAGATGGCCCTGCCCTCGCTGGAAGGGCTGCAGCGTGATTTCCGGCCCGTGCCCGGCATCGTTCCGGCCGACCTGCGCGACGGCCGTGTCACCATCCTCAACGTCTTTGCGTCATGGTGCGCCCCATGCCGCCTGGAGCACCCCTTCCTGGTCGAGATGGCGGGCCATGAGGCCGTGCGCGCGGGCAAGGTGCAGGTGCTGGGGCTCAACTACAAGGACGAGCCCGAGAACGCCCGCCGCTTTCTCGGTGCGCTGGGAAACCCCTACAGCGCGGTCGGCACGGATCGCAGCGGCCGCTCCGCCATAGAGTGGGGCGTCTATGGCGTGCCCGAGACCTTCCTCGTCGGCCGTGACGGCACGATCCTGAAGAAGCATATCGGCCAGCTCACCCAGGACAGCGCCAGGGCGCTTCTGGCCGAGGCCGTGGCGGCAAGCAGGCCCTGA
- a CDS encoding heme ABC transporter permease: protein MTLINQLANPTRFMSLSGLLLPWTLGLAVLLFIIGFYGAFFTAPPDYQQGQTIRIMYIHVPSAWLAMFFYTLMSISAIGALVWRHPLAEVAQKAAAPIGAAFALVCLVTGALWGRPMWGTYWVWDARLTSMLVLLLIYLAIIALWRTIDEPGQAGRAVSILTLVGFVNIPIIKFSVDWWNTLHQPASVFRMDGPTIHPSMLWPLLVCALAFSLFSIWLHLLAMRTEIMRRRIRTLTILAADRADRSAAALGSPAQ, encoded by the coding sequence ATGACGCTCATCAACCAGCTCGCCAATCCGACACGCTTCATGTCGCTCTCCGGCCTGCTGCTGCCCTGGACGCTCGGGCTGGCAGTGCTGCTCTTCATCATCGGCTTCTACGGCGCATTCTTCACCGCACCGCCCGATTACCAGCAGGGCCAGACCATCCGCATCATGTACATCCATGTCCCGTCCGCCTGGCTGGCCATGTTCTTCTACACGTTGATGAGCATCTCCGCGATCGGGGCGCTGGTCTGGCGCCACCCGCTCGCGGAGGTGGCGCAGAAGGCCGCCGCGCCCATCGGCGCCGCCTTTGCGCTGGTCTGCCTGGTGACGGGCGCGCTCTGGGGCCGGCCGATGTGGGGAACCTACTGGGTCTGGGATGCCCGGCTCACCTCGATGCTGGTGCTGCTGCTGATCTATCTGGCGATCATCGCGCTGTGGCGCACCATCGACGAGCCCGGACAGGCGGGTCGGGCCGTCTCGATCCTCACCCTGGTTGGCTTCGTCAACATTCCCATCATCAAATTCTCGGTCGACTGGTGGAACACGCTCCATCAGCCGGCCTCGGTGTTCCGCATGGACGGCCCCACCATCCACCCCTCGATGCTCTGGCCGCTTCTGGTCTGCGCGCTCGCCTTCTCGCTGTTCTCGATCTGGCTGCATCTTCTGGCGATGCGCACCGAAATCATGCGCCGGCGCATCAGGACCCTGACAATTCTGGCCGCTGACCGGGCCGATCGGTCCGCCGCGGCGCTGGGGAGCCCTGCCCAATGA
- a CDS encoding septation protein A, with amino-acid sequence MSTVQIKTAAKPVNPLLKLALEFGPLAIFFFVNSYGERWFGVASGQRIFLATGVFIAASLISLTLSRLLLRHLPRMAIINAAVVTVFGGLTLALQDELFIKLKPTIVNTMFGAILLGGLAMGRPLLPFVLDSVMSLTTEGWRKLTFRWGLFFFVLAILNEVVWRNFSTDFWVGFKVWGVMPITLAFALAQTPLILKHEFKDEAPAGEAPAQGLPK; translated from the coding sequence TCCCCTGCTCAAGCTGGCGCTGGAGTTCGGGCCGCTCGCCATCTTCTTCTTCGTCAATTCCTATGGCGAACGCTGGTTCGGCGTCGCCTCCGGCCAGCGCATCTTTCTTGCGACAGGCGTCTTCATCGCCGCGTCGCTGATCTCGCTGACGCTGTCCAGGCTGCTGCTCCGCCATCTGCCGCGCATGGCCATCATCAATGCGGCGGTCGTGACGGTGTTCGGCGGGCTGACGCTCGCGCTTCAGGACGAGCTTTTCATCAAGCTCAAGCCGACAATCGTCAACACCATGTTCGGCGCCATCCTGCTCGGCGGGCTGGCGATGGGGCGGCCCCTGCTGCCCTTCGTGCTCGACAGCGTCATGAGCCTGACCACGGAAGGCTGGCGCAAGCTCACCTTCCGCTGGGGCCTGTTCTTCTTCGTGCTCGCCATCCTCAATGAGGTGGTTTGGCGCAATTTCTCGACCGATTTCTGGGTCGGGTTCAAGGTCTGGGGCGTCATGCCCATCACCCTCGCCTTCGCGCTGGCGCAGACGCCGCTGATCCTGAAGCACGAGTTCAAGGATGAGGCGCCCGCTGGCGAGGCCCCCGCGCAAGGTCTGCCGAAGTAA